A DNA window from Bombus vancouverensis nearcticus chromosome 6, iyBomVanc1_principal, whole genome shotgun sequence contains the following coding sequences:
- the su(w[a]) gene encoding suppressor of white-apricot isoform X2 — protein MEDAVHHEEEIKRLHQALDSENTYTQVAYDYNEEGNGSKIACDDSQSPKQSEGSQEEDQTFVPPPDLEIPEGISLPETQKLNAIITKTALFISRQGGQMEILIKAKQANNPQFSFLSIDGRLHQYYRYILDAIKTGKYNPEKQPEKEESEHEEGSSDQDDEPYLHPSLASSLTKIEAAPSIPSIQYKPSADCAYSMLVNKITGKPPPSKAPPLHRETTVQSTTSTGYYHPVPGQNYNPYSTSVTAMTATATTAATPVQYSHGPVIYGPNGQIQSPLQMAVPNLLTSTNEMSTTQITTNESQPQLVPYGSTSQKQLSRPSFIVPPADVQIIIDKMASYVAKNGRDFEAIVKNKGDPRFNFLELSHQYHGYYAHKLTIYEGAVNPKVLTEEELLQKQEPQEEKQKKLEELQKKQQRMEEVQKRVKMIQAKKKCEPRMKETTTTSTTTTTASNTEGVKQVTTVSFSIKKPKDGDTGVIEKRNALPLEESDDEMEAESKDGNSKPSSPQDSNEQNSLIGVGISVDKDSSGAWKSEKKWKNEEKELVDLTDEILEDCQKEIRHKQAEDRIKDKLVAAARDKLAATSRERQLQLERKKKAAAFLSQIQSSGLPKGSGTVATVANQVGTRKDDSDEVHSVPSPSPSPSLEDAKSSCDLRTTGGNSLMDRLKSADLTGKRSRPRSRSPSGSRSYTDRQKFHKKHKKKKSSHRSNHDSPSSSRSHRSKKSKKSSSKHRSPSQTSSRRHHHSARRKGSNSSYSDSCSS, from the exons ATGGAAGATGCTGTACATCATG AGGAAGAAATAAAGAGGCTACATCAAGCTCTGGATTCAGAGAACACATACACTCAAGTAGCATATGACTACAACGAGGAAGGGAACGGATCAAAGATCGCGTGCGATGATTCACAAAGTCCAAAACAGTCTGAGGGTTCCCAGGAGGAGGATCAAACTTTCGTTCCACCGCCTGATTTGGAAATTCCAGAGGGTATTTCACTG CCAGAAACACAAAAATTGAATGCCATCATAACAAAAACGGCGCTATTTATAAGTCGTCAAGGTGGCCAAATGGAGATTCTAATTAAAGCGAAGCAGGCGAATAATCCACAATTTTCCTTCTTGTCAATAGACGGACGACTTCATcaatattatagatatatactGGATGCGATCAAGACTGGAAAGTATAATCCTGAAAAGCAGCCGGAGAAAGAAGAATCCG AACACGAAGAAGGATCATCCGATCAAGACGATGAACCGTATCTTCATCCGAGCTTGGCGTCGTCCTTAACTAAAATAGAAGCG GCTCCCAGTATTCCAAGTATACAGTACAAACCATCAGCGGACTGTGCTTATTCGAtgcttgtaaataaaataaccgGAAAACCACCGCCTTCGAAAGCACCGCCGCTACATCGCGAAACCACGGTTCAATCAACAACTAGCACAGGATATTATCATCCTGTGCCAGGACAG AATTATAACCCTTATTCAACTTCGGTTACTGCGATGACTGCAACGGCTACAACTGCTGCCACACCTGTACAATACTCTCATGGTCCAGTAATATACGGACCAAACGGGCAGATACAATCACCATTACAAATGGCTGTACCGAACTTATTAACATCTACGAATGAAATGTCGACGACACAAATTACAACGAATGAGTCACAGCCACAATTGGTACCATACGGATCCACATCTCAGAAACAATTAAGTAGACCTTCATTTATCGTTCCACCGGCGGATGtacaaataattatagataaaatGGCGAGTTACGTGGCGAAGAACGGTAGAGATTTCGAAGCGATCGTTAAAAACAAAGGAGATCCGAGATTCAATTTTCTCGAATTATCGCATCAGTACCACGGTTATTATGCGCACAAATTGACAATATACGAAGGTGCGGTAAACCCGAAAGTATTGACAGAGGAAGAGCTATTACAGAAACAGGAGCCGCAAGAAGAAAAGCAGAAGAAGCTGGAGGAATTGCAGAAGAAGCAACAAAGAATGGAGGAAGTACAGAAAAGAGTGAAGATGATACAAGCGAAAAAGAAGTGTGAGCCCAGGATGAAAGAAACAACTACGacatcgacgacgacgacgacggcctcGAACACAGAAGGAGTGAAACAAGTGACGACAGTTTCGTTTTCGATAAAAAAGCCAAAGGACGGGGATACCGGGGTGATTGAAAAGCGAAATGCACTGCCGTTGGAAGAGAGTGACGATGAAATGGAAGCCGAGAGCAAAGATGGAAATTCAAAACCAAGCTCGCCACAAGATTCGAACGAACAGAATTCGCTAATCGGTGTCGGGATTTCAGTTGACAAAGATAGCAGTGGAGCGTGGAAGTCGGAAAAAAAGTGGAAAAACGAGGAAAAGGAGTTAGTGGACCTTACGGACGAGATTCTGGAAGACTGTCAAAAGGAGATTAGGCACAAGCAGGCCGAAGATAGGATTAAGGACAAGCTAGTTGCTGCAGCACGTGACAAACTGGCTGCTACTTCGAGAGAGAGGCAGCTTCAAttggaaaggaaaaagaaagcggCAGCGTTTTTAAGTCAAATACAGAGCTCCGGTTTACCGAAAGGTAGTGGAACCGTAGCGACTGTCGCGAATCAAGTAGGAACGAGGAAAGACGACTCGGACGAAGTGCACTCCGTCCCGTCGCCATCCCCCTCGCCGTCGTTGGAGGACGCAAAGTCCTCTTGCGACTTAAGGACCACCGGTGGAAACTCTTTGATGGACAGGCTGAAGAGCGCAGACTTGACCGGTAAAAGATCTAGACCGCGATCGAGGAGTCCAAGTGGAAGTCGAAGTTACACAGATAGACAAAAATTTCACAAGAAacacaaaaagaagaaaagttcCCACAGAAG CAACCACGACAGTCCGAGCAGTTCTCGGTCGCATAGATCCAAGAAGAGCAAGAAGTCTTCGTCCAAGCATAGGTCACCGTCGCAAACATCATCTCGAAGACATCATCACAGTGCGCGACGAAAGGGAAGCAACTCCTCGTACTCGGATTCGTGTTCATCCTGA
- the su(w[a]) gene encoding suppressor of white-apricot isoform X1, whose translation MATSKSQRWMVDSGILRKKNGEEEPQELLVFGYSCKLFRDDDKAKMIDQGKHLIPWMGDSTLKIDRYDGRGALGDLRIYEPPTGGFDHRTILTEDELKVEQLCDEERYRSLYNNEMEDAVHHEEEIKRLHQALDSENTYTQVAYDYNEEGNGSKIACDDSQSPKQSEGSQEEDQTFVPPPDLEIPEGISLPETQKLNAIITKTALFISRQGGQMEILIKAKQANNPQFSFLSIDGRLHQYYRYILDAIKTGKYNPEKQPEKEESEHEEGSSDQDDEPYLHPSLASSLTKIEAAPSIPSIQYKPSADCAYSMLVNKITGKPPPSKAPPLHRETTVQSTTSTGYYHPVPGQNYNPYSTSVTAMTATATTAATPVQYSHGPVIYGPNGQIQSPLQMAVPNLLTSTNEMSTTQITTNESQPQLVPYGSTSQKQLSRPSFIVPPADVQIIIDKMASYVAKNGRDFEAIVKNKGDPRFNFLELSHQYHGYYAHKLTIYEGAVNPKVLTEEELLQKQEPQEEKQKKLEELQKKQQRMEEVQKRVKMIQAKKKCEPRMKETTTTSTTTTTASNTEGVKQVTTVSFSIKKPKDGDTGVIEKRNALPLEESDDEMEAESKDGNSKPSSPQDSNEQNSLIGVGISVDKDSSGAWKSEKKWKNEEKELVDLTDEILEDCQKEIRHKQAEDRIKDKLVAAARDKLAATSRERQLQLERKKKAAAFLSQIQSSGLPKGSGTVATVANQVGTRKDDSDEVHSVPSPSPSPSLEDAKSSCDLRTTGGNSLMDRLKSADLTGKRSRPRSRSPSGSRSYTDRQKFHKKHKKKKSSHRSNHDSPSSSRSHRSKKSKKSSSKHRSPSQTSSRRHHHSARRKGSNSSYSDSCSS comes from the exons ATGGCGACATCGAAAAGTCAGCGTTGGATGGTAGATTCGGGGATTCTGCGTAAAAAAAATGGAGAAGAGGAACCGCAGGAGCTGTTGGTGTTTGGATATAGCTGCAAATTATTTCGAGATGATGACAAGGCGAAAATGATTGATCAAGGAAAGCATTTGATACCATGGATGGGCGATAGCACATTGAAAATAGACAG GTACGATGGACGAGGTGCTCTGGGGGACTTACGGATATATGAACCACCGACAGGTGGTTTCGATCATCGAACGATCCTGACCGAGGATGAACTGAAAGTGGAGCAATTATGCGACGAAGAGCGGTATCGGTCTCTCTATAATAATGAAATGGAAGATGCTGTACATCATG AGGAAGAAATAAAGAGGCTACATCAAGCTCTGGATTCAGAGAACACATACACTCAAGTAGCATATGACTACAACGAGGAAGGGAACGGATCAAAGATCGCGTGCGATGATTCACAAAGTCCAAAACAGTCTGAGGGTTCCCAGGAGGAGGATCAAACTTTCGTTCCACCGCCTGATTTGGAAATTCCAGAGGGTATTTCACTG CCAGAAACACAAAAATTGAATGCCATCATAACAAAAACGGCGCTATTTATAAGTCGTCAAGGTGGCCAAATGGAGATTCTAATTAAAGCGAAGCAGGCGAATAATCCACAATTTTCCTTCTTGTCAATAGACGGACGACTTCATcaatattatagatatatactGGATGCGATCAAGACTGGAAAGTATAATCCTGAAAAGCAGCCGGAGAAAGAAGAATCCG AACACGAAGAAGGATCATCCGATCAAGACGATGAACCGTATCTTCATCCGAGCTTGGCGTCGTCCTTAACTAAAATAGAAGCG GCTCCCAGTATTCCAAGTATACAGTACAAACCATCAGCGGACTGTGCTTATTCGAtgcttgtaaataaaataaccgGAAAACCACCGCCTTCGAAAGCACCGCCGCTACATCGCGAAACCACGGTTCAATCAACAACTAGCACAGGATATTATCATCCTGTGCCAGGACAG AATTATAACCCTTATTCAACTTCGGTTACTGCGATGACTGCAACGGCTACAACTGCTGCCACACCTGTACAATACTCTCATGGTCCAGTAATATACGGACCAAACGGGCAGATACAATCACCATTACAAATGGCTGTACCGAACTTATTAACATCTACGAATGAAATGTCGACGACACAAATTACAACGAATGAGTCACAGCCACAATTGGTACCATACGGATCCACATCTCAGAAACAATTAAGTAGACCTTCATTTATCGTTCCACCGGCGGATGtacaaataattatagataaaatGGCGAGTTACGTGGCGAAGAACGGTAGAGATTTCGAAGCGATCGTTAAAAACAAAGGAGATCCGAGATTCAATTTTCTCGAATTATCGCATCAGTACCACGGTTATTATGCGCACAAATTGACAATATACGAAGGTGCGGTAAACCCGAAAGTATTGACAGAGGAAGAGCTATTACAGAAACAGGAGCCGCAAGAAGAAAAGCAGAAGAAGCTGGAGGAATTGCAGAAGAAGCAACAAAGAATGGAGGAAGTACAGAAAAGAGTGAAGATGATACAAGCGAAAAAGAAGTGTGAGCCCAGGATGAAAGAAACAACTACGacatcgacgacgacgacgacggcctcGAACACAGAAGGAGTGAAACAAGTGACGACAGTTTCGTTTTCGATAAAAAAGCCAAAGGACGGGGATACCGGGGTGATTGAAAAGCGAAATGCACTGCCGTTGGAAGAGAGTGACGATGAAATGGAAGCCGAGAGCAAAGATGGAAATTCAAAACCAAGCTCGCCACAAGATTCGAACGAACAGAATTCGCTAATCGGTGTCGGGATTTCAGTTGACAAAGATAGCAGTGGAGCGTGGAAGTCGGAAAAAAAGTGGAAAAACGAGGAAAAGGAGTTAGTGGACCTTACGGACGAGATTCTGGAAGACTGTCAAAAGGAGATTAGGCACAAGCAGGCCGAAGATAGGATTAAGGACAAGCTAGTTGCTGCAGCACGTGACAAACTGGCTGCTACTTCGAGAGAGAGGCAGCTTCAAttggaaaggaaaaagaaagcggCAGCGTTTTTAAGTCAAATACAGAGCTCCGGTTTACCGAAAGGTAGTGGAACCGTAGCGACTGTCGCGAATCAAGTAGGAACGAGGAAAGACGACTCGGACGAAGTGCACTCCGTCCCGTCGCCATCCCCCTCGCCGTCGTTGGAGGACGCAAAGTCCTCTTGCGACTTAAGGACCACCGGTGGAAACTCTTTGATGGACAGGCTGAAGAGCGCAGACTTGACCGGTAAAAGATCTAGACCGCGATCGAGGAGTCCAAGTGGAAGTCGAAGTTACACAGATAGACAAAAATTTCACAAGAAacacaaaaagaagaaaagttcCCACAGAAG CAACCACGACAGTCCGAGCAGTTCTCGGTCGCATAGATCCAAGAAGAGCAAGAAGTCTTCGTCCAAGCATAGGTCACCGTCGCAAACATCATCTCGAAGACATCATCACAGTGCGCGACGAAAGGGAAGCAACTCCTCGTACTCGGATTCGTGTTCATCCTGA
- the LOC117158021 gene encoding beta-1,3-galactosyltransferase 5, with the protein MIAVCQLLHLRSRSLRTLILGLICLTFYAYYRTTLYDVPQYTVPRNICRPASLEIYKQRSNTSIEIHIGTLSKNDSPELSVIDPYSVQNANLSNALITTQSTSSSSQIANVSIVVSKQSSEKPPTQMDKVINETKAVSVLPNEYSARAIYEAGHMVPIPEKCPNFGKEMDLVIIIMSAPTHLEARMAIRQTWGHFGQRSDISILFMLGATMDSKVETILRKEQKTYNDVIRGKFLDSYSNLTLKTISTLEWVDSYCSKVKFLLKTDDDMFINVPRLQAFTIKHAKEKNVIFGRLAKKWKPIRNKKSKYYVSQAQFKHAIFPDFTTGPAYLLSSDIIRKLYDAALDQTYLKLEDVFVTGIVANKLGIKRTHANEFLNKKISYSACNVQRGISIHMVKYSEQFDLWKKLLDGKSKCK; encoded by the exons ATGATCGCCGTGTGTCAATTACTACATCTTCGTAGTCGCTCTTTGCGAACCCTTATTCTAGGATTGATCTGTTTGACTTTCTACGCGTATTATCGTACGACTCTCTACGATGTTCCTCAATATACTGTACCACGAAACATTT GTCGACCTGCATCTCTGGAGATTTACAAGCAACGATCAAACACCAGCATAGAGATTCATATAGGAACTTTGTCTAAAAATGACTCTCCAGAATTATCTGTCATTGATCCTTACAGTGTACAAAATGCTAATCTTTCGAATGCTCTGATTACTACACAGTCAACATCTTCTAGTTCTCAAATTGCGAACGTATCAATCGTTGTTTCCAAGCAAAGCAGTGAAAAACCACCTACGCAAATGGACAAGGTTATCAACGAGACCAAAGCAGTCTCTGTGCTTCCCAATGAATACTCTGCACGTGCTATTTATGAAGCTGGCCATATGGTACCAATACCAGAGAAATGTCCAAATTTTGGTAAAGAAATGGATctggtaataataataatgtctgCACCAACTCATCTAGAAGCCAGAATGGCAATACGACAAACATGGGGTCATTTTGGTCAGAGAAGCGATATTAGTATTTTGTTTATGTTAGGTGCAACTATGGACTCCAAAGTGGAAACAATTTTGAGAAAGGAACAAAAAACTTACAACGACGTAATACGCGGGAAATTTCTAGATTCATATTCTAATTTGACGCTTAAAACAATTTCTACTCTCGAATGGGTAGATAGTTATTGTTCCAAGGTTAAATTTCTTTTAAAGACTGATGACGACATGTTTATTAATGTTCCACGTTTGCAAGCTTTCACGATTAAACATGCAAAAGAGAAGAACGTAATATTTGGCAGACTAGCCAAAAAATGGAAACCAATTAGGAACAAAAAAAGCAAGTATTATGTATCTCAAGCACAGTTTAAACATGCCATCTTCCCCGACTTCACCACTGGACCAGCGTATCTTTTATCCAGCGATATCATACGTAAGCTGTATGATGCTGCGTTAGACCAAACATATCTTAAACTAGAAGATGTTTTTGTGACTGGTATAGTTGCAAATAAACTGGGTATCAAAAGGACGCATGctaatgaatttttaaataaaaaaatatcgtaTAGTGCGTGTAATGTTCAACGAGGTATAAGTATTCACATGGTCAAGTACAGCGAGCAATTTGATCTttggaaaaaattactcgacgGCAAAAGCAAATGtaaatga